The Bacteroidales bacterium genome has a window encoding:
- a CDS encoding cyclase family protein — protein MKITDLSHTIHTNMPVYPGTEEPVVEYPFQIDVCGYNESRLSMVSHTGTHTDAPAHMLPNGITLDRMHPDSFFGKGKLLDARKENMIGADFIRGAVKDFSGVDFLLLYTGWSDLWGKADYFEGYPVLSLEAAEFISSFPLKGIGIDAISFDREGSTEFPVHKILLGKGILLIENLTNLEQIGAQEFWLICAPLKFENSDGAPTRVISIEGYEPQNSEVK, from the coding sequence ATGAAAATCACTGACCTGAGTCATACCATCCACACCAATATGCCGGTTTATCCCGGGACGGAGGAACCGGTTGTCGAATACCCCTTTCAGATTGATGTATGTGGTTACAACGAATCGCGTCTCAGCATGGTATCCCACACTGGCACCCATACAGATGCTCCGGCGCATATGCTTCCCAATGGGATAACACTGGACAGGATGCATCCTGACAGCTTTTTCGGTAAAGGGAAACTCCTTGATGCAAGAAAAGAAAACATGATAGGTGCCGACTTCATAAGGGGCGCGGTAAAAGATTTTTCAGGAGTTGATTTTTTGCTCTTGTACACAGGATGGAGCGATTTATGGGGGAAGGCAGATTATTTTGAAGGATATCCCGTTTTGAGCCTTGAAGCAGCAGAATTTATCAGTTCTTTCCCTTTGAAAGGAATCGGAATTGATGCCATTTCGTTTGACAGGGAAGGGAGCACAGAATTTCCTGTGCACAAAATTTTACTGGGAAAAGGAATATTGCTGATAGAAAACCTGACAAACCTTGAGCAGATTGGGGCACAGGAATTCTGGCTGATCTGTGCGCCATTGAAATTTGAAAACTCGGACGGTGCGCCCACCCGGGTCATATCCATTGAAGGCTATGAACCTCAGAATTCTGAAGTAAAATAA
- a CDS encoding HDIG domain-containing protein, whose amino-acid sequence MAMAAPDRNQAYQLLLQYNTSQHLIRHALSVEAVMRFFAQKYGHDPEKWGIIGLIHDLDYDRYPEQHCTKTKEILAQEGWPEDWIRSVVSHGWGICSEVEPEHFMEKVLFTTDELTGLVAASALIRPSKSLFDLEVASVKKRWKTKGFAAGVNREIIEKGAGMLQMDIDTIIADTIAGMRLVARDIGLAGSLNHQN is encoded by the coding sequence TTGGCTATGGCAGCACCCGACAGGAATCAGGCATACCAGCTTCTTTTACAATACAATACATCGCAACATCTTATCCGTCATGCTTTGTCGGTTGAAGCGGTAATGCGTTTTTTTGCACAAAAATATGGTCATGACCCTGAAAAATGGGGAATCATAGGGTTAATTCACGATCTGGATTACGACCGCTATCCCGAACAGCATTGCACAAAAACGAAGGAAATACTGGCACAAGAAGGGTGGCCTGAAGACTGGATCCGTTCGGTTGTGAGCCACGGATGGGGAATTTGCAGTGAGGTTGAACCGGAACATTTCATGGAAAAGGTGCTTTTTACCACGGATGAACTGACGGGACTGGTGGCGGCATCTGCCCTCATCAGGCCTTCAAAAAGCCTGTTCGATCTGGAAGTTGCTTCGGTGAAAAAAAGATGGAAAACAAAAGGATTTGCAGCGGGTGTTAACAGGGAGATCATTGAAAAGGGAGCAGGAATGCTGCAGATGGATATTGATACCATCATTGCCGACACGATAGCAGGAATGCGTTTAGTTGCCAGAGACATAGGCCTGGCCGGAAGCCTGAATCACCAGAATTGA
- a CDS encoding DUF3887 domain-containing protein, producing MCHFTDKSASRKLCIILFISLFFLIPVSGQPGNTALLEKKAGEILVLFDSGKYAEIARMFDERLSKGLSPQKLEKSWKDLVYQVGPYHGLEQIKAEPYVGSTIVVCTGKFGDLLVDLKLRFNGAGQVTSLYFLPHDYVPPSPPADTVQRE from the coding sequence ATGTGTCATTTTACAGACAAATCAGCCTCGAGAAAATTGTGCATCATTCTTTTTATCTCTTTGTTTTTCTTAATTCCTGTATCGGGTCAACCTGGTAATACGGCACTGCTTGAAAAAAAAGCGGGTGAAATTCTTGTTCTTTTTGACAGCGGAAAATATGCTGAAATAGCCCGGATGTTTGACGAGCGGCTCAGCAAGGGATTATCACCACAAAAGCTGGAAAAATCATGGAAAGATCTGGTTTACCAGGTCGGGCCCTACCATGGATTGGAACAAATCAAGGCCGAACCCTATGTAGGATCAACGATAGTTGTTTGCACCGGAAAGTTTGGTGACCTGCTGGTAGATCTGAAATTGCGGTTTAACGGGGCAGGTCAGGTTACCAGTTTGTATTTTCTTCCGCATGACTATGTCCCCCCCTCCCCGCCTGCAGATACTGTGCAAAGGGAATGA
- a CDS encoding DUF1987 domain-containing protein: protein MMEPLIITGTDEIPTVILDKEKNLFEISGQSIPEEAISFYSPVIDWFEEYSQNPNPKTVLNLQLEYCNSSSSKAIVDILEILEEMNQKGNQVEVVWHYMEDDDDMLDMGKEFQEIINVPFTFIAIKPE, encoded by the coding sequence ATGATGGAACCTTTGATCATAACAGGAACTGACGAAATTCCAACCGTCATTCTTGATAAGGAAAAGAATCTGTTTGAAATTTCCGGGCAATCTATACCGGAGGAGGCCATCAGTTTTTATTCGCCGGTCATTGACTGGTTTGAGGAGTACAGTCAGAATCCCAATCCAAAAACCGTATTGAATTTGCAGTTGGAATATTGCAATTCTTCCTCTTCCAAAGCGATTGTTGATATTCTGGAGATACTGGAAGAAATGAACCAGAAGGGGAATCAGGTTGAAGTGGTATGGCATTATATGGAAGATGATGATGACATGCTCGATATGGGTAAGGAGTTTCAGGAGATTATCAATGTGCCGTTTACGTTTATTGCCATAAAACCGGAATAA
- a CDS encoding peptide chain release factor 3, with amino-acid sequence MELLQEIERRRTFAIISHPDAGKTTLTEKLLLFGGAIHVAGAVKSNKIRKTATSDFMEIERQRGISVATSVMGFEYKGYKVNILDTPGHEDFAEDTYRTLTAVDSVIIVIDSAKGVESQTRKLMNVCRMRNTPVLVFMNKLDRPGLDPYELLDNVEKELNIDVIPLSWPISNGPTFKGVYNLYEEKLDLFNAVDKQRVQETTEIKDLNDPRMDQYLGDFAGKLRDDLAFIKEVFPPFDVKKYLAGQTAPVFFGSALNNFGVRELLDCFLDIAPPPRSFEAVERIVVPSEKSFSGFVFKIHANMDPNHRDRIAFVRVVSGCFMRNVNYHHVRQNRDMKFSSPTAFMANKKSVIDEAWPGDVVGLHDTGNFKIGDTLTEGEKLHFKGIPSFSPELFRYIENADPLKYKQLATGIEQLMDEGVAQLFTLQSNGRKVIGTVGALQFEVIQYRLLHEYGASCRYEPLQVYKACWFVSDNARQLDDFKLRKSQYLAWDKEHRDVYLAESAYALEMAKEKFPDIRFYFTSEF; translated from the coding sequence ATGGAATTGCTGCAGGAAATAGAGCGCCGACGTACATTTGCCATCATCAGCCACCCTGATGCCGGAAAAACCACCCTCACCGAAAAGCTCCTTCTTTTCGGAGGTGCCATTCATGTGGCCGGAGCCGTCAAGTCAAATAAAATACGAAAAACGGCTACTTCGGATTTCATGGAAATCGAACGCCAGAGAGGCATTTCAGTGGCAACTTCCGTTATGGGGTTCGAATACAAAGGCTACAAGGTCAATATTCTTGATACTCCGGGACATGAAGATTTTGCCGAAGATACGTATCGCACCCTGACGGCGGTTGACAGTGTAATCATTGTGATCGACTCGGCCAAGGGGGTGGAATCCCAGACCCGCAAACTGATGAATGTCTGCCGGATGCGCAATACTCCTGTTCTGGTGTTTATGAACAAACTCGACCGGCCCGGTCTCGATCCTTACGAATTGCTTGATAATGTTGAAAAAGAACTGAACATTGATGTAATTCCCCTGAGCTGGCCCATCAGCAATGGCCCTACCTTTAAGGGAGTATACAACCTGTACGAGGAAAAACTGGATCTGTTTAATGCGGTGGATAAACAAAGAGTCCAGGAAACCACCGAAATCAAGGATTTGAACGATCCCAGAATGGATCAGTACCTCGGGGATTTTGCCGGGAAACTGAGGGACGATTTGGCGTTTATTAAAGAAGTTTTCCCTCCCTTTGATGTGAAAAAATACCTTGCAGGCCAAACGGCTCCTGTATTTTTTGGAAGTGCTCTCAACAATTTCGGCGTACGGGAACTGCTGGATTGCTTTCTTGACATTGCTCCTCCTCCGCGTTCATTCGAAGCTGTGGAACGAATCGTCGTCCCTTCGGAAAAAAGCTTTTCAGGATTTGTTTTTAAAATCCATGCCAACATGGATCCAAACCACCGCGATCGCATTGCTTTCGTCAGGGTGGTTTCAGGCTGCTTTATGCGCAATGTCAATTACCATCATGTTCGGCAGAACCGGGACATGAAGTTTAGCAGCCCAACCGCTTTTATGGCAAATAAAAAATCGGTTATCGACGAAGCATGGCCCGGCGATGTGGTGGGTTTGCATGATACGGGCAACTTCAAAATCGGTGATACCCTTACCGAAGGAGAAAAGCTCCACTTCAAAGGTATACCGAGCTTCTCTCCGGAACTGTTCCGGTATATTGAAAATGCCGATCCTCTGAAATACAAACAGCTTGCTACCGGCATTGAACAGCTTATGGACGAAGGAGTGGCCCAACTGTTTACTCTCCAGTCAAACGGTCGTAAGGTGATTGGAACTGTCGGTGCCCTTCAGTTTGAAGTAATCCAGTACCGTCTTCTGCATGAATACGGTGCTTCCTGCCGGTACGAACCCCTGCAGGTATACAAGGCATGCTGGTTTGTTTCGGATAATGCCCGGCAACTCGATGACTTCAAACTCAGGAAAAGTCAATACCTTGCATGGGACAAGGAACACAGGGATGTTTACCTCGCCGAATCAGCGTATGCCCTCGAAATGGCAAAGGAGAAATTTCCTGATATCAGGTTTTATTTTACTTCAGAATTCTGA
- a CDS encoding universal stress protein, giving the protein MSTTKKRILLAVDFRDQSLVALEQAIDLARFINAGILMLHVIDTSYFLARLFSEREHYDRLKAEAITKLNSLAGQYASSGISFETRVEEGKIYDKIIEVADEIQARFIVLGKNETKEGKKNIMGSNATHVIS; this is encoded by the coding sequence ATGAGCACAACAAAAAAGAGGATTTTACTGGCTGTGGATTTCCGGGACCAATCGCTGGTTGCCCTGGAACAGGCCATCGATCTTGCCCGGTTTATCAATGCCGGCATTCTGATGCTGCATGTAATTGACACCAGTTATTTTCTGGCACGGCTCTTTTCGGAACGGGAACATTATGACCGGTTGAAAGCAGAGGCAATAACAAAGCTCAACAGCCTTGCCGGCCAATATGCCTCATCCGGCATTTCATTTGAAACCCGCGTGGAAGAAGGCAAGATTTATGATAAGATTATTGAGGTGGCCGATGAAATTCAGGCCCGTTTTATCGTGCTGGGTAAGAATGAGACGAAAGAAGGGAAAAAGAATATCATGGGTTCTAATGCCACCCATGTTATATC
- a CDS encoding 2-phosphosulfolactate phosphatase encodes MQIRILHLTEGAKQAEGLAVIIDVFRAFSLACYLFQNGAKRIIPVADVEEAYRLKAQHPEYILIGERNERKLPGFDFGNSPTHIEHVSFKGKTIVHTTSAGTQGIVNARNAADILTGSFVNASAIVRYIKTHEPPVVSLVCMGYSATEPADEDLFCAEYIRNELEGKHTDFDHMVKLLRAGSGRRLLDPANQLHSPARDFELCLALNRFDFVLKVNRSANPAELEKICI; translated from the coding sequence ATGCAAATCAGAATTCTTCATCTGACAGAGGGGGCAAAGCAGGCAGAAGGGCTGGCGGTGATAATTGATGTGTTCAGGGCATTTTCACTGGCCTGTTACTTGTTTCAGAACGGGGCAAAGAGAATTATTCCGGTAGCAGATGTTGAGGAAGCCTACCGTCTGAAAGCGCAGCATCCCGAATATATATTGATTGGCGAACGAAATGAGCGAAAGTTGCCCGGTTTTGATTTCGGTAATTCCCCCACACATATTGAGCATGTTTCCTTTAAAGGGAAGACCATTGTTCATACTACAAGTGCCGGAACGCAGGGAATAGTAAATGCCCGAAATGCCGCAGACATTCTGACCGGAAGTTTTGTCAATGCATCAGCGATTGTACGATACATTAAAACCCATGAGCCTCCGGTTGTTTCCCTGGTATGTATGGGATATTCGGCAACTGAACCTGCCGATGAAGATTTATTCTGCGCGGAATACATTCGGAATGAACTGGAAGGGAAACATACTGATTTTGACCACATGGTGAAACTATTGCGTGCAGGAAGCGGAAGGCGTTTGCTCGATCCCGCCAACCAACTCCATTCACCTGCACGGGATTTTGAGTTATGTTTAGCTCTGAACCGGTTTGATTTTGTGCTGAAAGTTAACCGATCAGCAAATCCTGCGGAGCTGGAAAAAATATGTATCTGA